Proteins from one Anopheles nili chromosome 2, idAnoNiliSN_F5_01, whole genome shotgun sequence genomic window:
- the LOC128721104 gene encoding ras-related protein Rab-11A — MGNRDDEYDYLFKVVLIGDSGVGKSNLLSRFTRNEFNLESKSTIGVEFATRSIEVDGKTIKAQIWDTAGQERYRAITSAYYRGAVGALLVYDIAKHLTYENVERWLRELRDHADQNIVIMLVGNKCDLRHLRAVPTDEAKGFAERNGLSFIETSALDSTNVETAFQNILTEIYRIVSQKQIRDPPEGSVIRPNLENIDVKPTNPTTDSVRKQCCQ, encoded by the exons ATGGGCAATCGTGATGATGAAtatgattatttattcaaag tcgTGCTGATCGGAGACTCGGGTGTCGGAAAAAGTAACTTACTATCAAGATTTACTAGAAATGAGTTCAATTTGGAATCGAAGTCAACCATAGGAGTGGAATTTGCTACTAGAAGTATAGAG GTCGATGGAAAAACAATTAAAGCCCAGATTTGGGACACCGCTGGGCAGGAACGCTACCGAGCAATCACATCGGCGTACTATCGGGGTGCGGTAGGTGCTCTGCTTGTGTACGACATTGCCAAGCATTTGACTTACGAGAATGTCGAACGATGGTTGCGAGAGCTACGCGATCATGCCGATCAGAACATTGTTATCATGCTCGTCGGAAACAAgtgcgacttgcggcacctccGTGCTGTACCTACGGACGAGGCGAAGGGTTTTGCAGAACGTAACGGACTCAGCTTCATCGAAACGTCAGCCCTAGATTCGACTAATGTTGAAACTGCATTCCAAAATATACTCACAG AAATTTACCGAATTGTATCGCAAAAGCAAATCCGGGATCCACCGGAAGGTAGCGTGATTAGACCGAACTTGGAGAACATCGACGTCAAGCCGACCAATCCAACGACTGATTCCGTGCGAAAACAATGCTGCCAGTGA